In the genome of Dromiciops gliroides isolate mDroGli1 chromosome 1, mDroGli1.pri, whole genome shotgun sequence, the window taagtgactctcccagggtcacacagctagtaaatgtctgaggctgaatttggtctcagatcttcctgattccagacccatcACTCTGCCCACTGCTCCTAAAGTGAAAGATACTGGAAACCACATACAAGAGGACAACCAGAATGGCAAAGACCCCAAGACTATACCATAAAATCGGTTAAAATCTGCCTTGGTAAtctacatgcacaaaaatatttacaggagctctttttgtggtagcaaaaatttggaaactggagagatgcttatcaattggggaatggctgaacaagctgtggtatatgattataatggaatattattgtgctataagaaatgacaagcaggatgatttcagaaaaacctggaaagactcatatgaactgatgtatagtgaagtgagcagaaccaggagaccgttgaacacagtaacagcaacattgtgtgatgatcaactaaaaatgacttagcttctctcagcaatacaatgatccaagacaattccaaaggactcatgatgaaaaatgctctccacatccaaagaaagaaccatggtgtctgaatgcaatttgaagtatactattttcactttgtgaatgtgtgtgcatgagtgtgcgtgtgtgtgtgtgtgtgtgtgtgtgtgtgtttgttttctccttttggtcggtttctttcataacatgagtaatatggaaatatgttttacatatttcaAATTGCTATACCCTgttaacctatatcaaattgcttaccgttttaggaagaggggagggaaggaaaaagaaaactgtggtactcaaaattttgtaaaagtgaatgttaagggggggcagctaggtggcacagtgaataaagcaccagccctcatttcacacacacacccccaaatgaatgttaaaaattgtctttacatataattttggggggggcagggcagtgggggttaagtgacttgcccagggtcacacagctagtaagtgtcaagtgtctgaggccggatttgaactcaggtccttctgaatccagggccggtgctttatccactgcgccacctagctgccccctacatataatttttaaaatactattaaaaaatgaaataaaatctgccttggtagaatataaactccctgagggcaaggcctgtctcattattgtctttgtacccacaacacctagcacagtgtctgcaacatagtagaaacttaataaatcagtaataataacaataacaaggaggaggaagaggaagaggaagtagagaagaaggaggaggaggaagagaaatagatCAGTTGAAGAGACTGGACATGTTTAACttggaatgaatgaagaatttaCTAAGCCCTTACTAAGTGCAAAACAGTGGGTTTAGTACTAGGTATACAGACATAGAAGGTGGGACAGTCTCCAATTTCAAGAAGCCCCCATTCCAATGGCGGAGACTTCCAGGTACTCTGAGGGGACAGGATGGctgccttcaagtatctgaaagtcTGTCCTGTGTAAAatagattagatttgttctgcttggccccagaggacaaaaCAAGGGATGACGAGCTATAGTGATGTTAGGAAAATCTTTCTAAGAACTGAAAGTACCCTAAAATAGAATGGACTATCTGTGGGGGAGGTAGCAGGTCCCCCTTCCTTAAGGGACTTCAGGCAGATGACCACTGGTCAGGTGTGTTCCAGTGAGGATTCTGGGTCAGGTGTGGGTGGTagttgaggtctcttccaacactGAGGGATCTGGACCCTCTCCAAGTCAGCATCTCAACAAGGTGAGGCACATGCCATGTGAAAAGTGTAAGTAGCAGTATGTTTTACAAATCTGTCCTAGCTAGGAGGGCCTGCCACCCTAAATCCTGGTATAGCACAGGGGCCAATACCCTTTTCCCTAACCCTAAGAGAGGCATTTCCCTCTGGGCCAGGGAAACAAGTCTAATATTAGTCTTTCTACTTTGAGAAGACAGCCAAGTTCTGAGCTCTAGGGATCTGCCCAGCAGCCTGGCATTAGGCTAACCTGTCCAACTTAAGTACATTCAGTAGTTACAAGCCTGCCCTTGCGGACCCCAGGCACTTCACCTTAAGACTCTTCTAGGCAAAGATGACCAAGGGCTTCTTTGATGAACTGTCCAGAAAGCCCAGATAAACAGAGCTGCTCTCTCTGACCCCAATCTCCTGCCTATTCCTGACAGGCGTCCTCAGATACATGTTCTACAATATAGAACATGCATTTCATCTGCTGCATCATGGGGGTGCCCCAGCTTGGCCCACACAGGAAACTGGTAGAATGGCTATTTAAGGCCCCATCACTGTGATGGCTACATAGCTAACACAGCTCTCCTTTCCAGATAAACTGCCCAGTCTCAGGACTTcgcccccccctgcccccccccacttaaCTAGGGTAGGGTAATCAGCGCTTTCTCCCAGGGCTTTGAAATTAAGTTGCTAgtaagtggataaaacacaggccctggattcaggaggacctgagttcaaatccaacctcagacacttgacacttaactagctgtgtgaccctgggcaagtcacttaaccctcatagccccggaaaaagaaaagatagaaagaaaaaaaagaagttgctaATAGCAGGAAATAACTTCAGCTTCAGGGAAACAACTGAGTTTAGCACCTAAttagcaatgaatgaatgaatgaggatttattaagtgtttactatttgccaggcactatgcataagtactgaggatataaatacaaaagtcaGTCTTTCTTGCCTTGCCTCCCACTACACAAGGTCAGGCTCCCCACTCTTTCCTGAATCAACCTCAGTCATTCTCATTTCTATGCATTTATGTTGTTTCTTCCACTTAAAATGTCCTTTCCCCCATATTTCTCAAATCCTTTGAGGCCTGTCCTaagaatctctgagttggaagagggtcagaggtcatctaacccctgccttcttaaactgtgggctgagaccccatatggggctgaGTAACTGAATGTAGAGGTTGTGAAAaagttggcaacagtaaaaggttatgtctccctattttatatacctagatacTCAGGGTTGAGTGAAAAGGGGtctccagtggaaaaagtttaagaagcccttctcTAAAGAACCTCTCCTTCTATTGAAACAAAATCTCCTTGCCTGTAATTTGCCCCCAAAACTCCTAGCTTTGCCCTCTGAGGCCGATCAGAATAAGTCTTCTTCCCATCGTACACTTGAGGACAATTATACTTCCCAtcccatccatccaaccatccatccatccatcctggcATCAGTTCCAGCATGAGCCCTGAACGATCCTTGCTGTACCCTGTGAACAGTAGATACGTCAATActaccattgcttctggaaaggagaTGTTAAAAGCCCGCCCTATGGTTCCACTCACCATCCCTAAGTTTTCTCCAGGCTAAGCTTGGGCAGTTTCTTCAACAGATCCTTGTCTGATTTGGTCTCCAGTCCCCATGCCAGTCGACTTACCTGTGCCTCAAACACAGTACTTGTTGAATTCAATGGGacgggggcagttgggtggtgcagtggatagagtgtcgggcctggaatcaggaagacctgagttcaaattcgcgacctcagacatttactagctgtatgactgtgggcacgtcacttaacctcgaCTGCCTcccaaaaatcaattttaaaaaagagaattcaaTGGGATGTACTTTACCTCCTCCGTGTTTGGGGGCTGCCCCTCGCTCCTGAGCCCCTCCACCTCCTTTCTAAGGTTGTCCCTCTCCATCCTGAGCTCCTCCACCGTCACATTGCAATCATTCACCAAGGCCTCCAGCATCTCCAAGATCCTCACGATTTTAAACTGGAGCTGCGTCACCCTGGCGGCCACATCCCTGGAGTCCCCGCTGATGGCCATGAGGTCCCTTCCCACCACGTAGGAGATGTCATAGACGTCCTCGGCGGTCAGCTGGAATGGGTTTTTCCCCAGGGCTCCTTCGGGACcaacctcctcctcttcttcctctccttcttctccttcctctttccctggaGAAGGCTTTTTTTCCATGGCTGTCCAGTTGTTGGTTCGCCGGGTCCGCCAGGCCTAAGGACCCGAGCCTCCCGGAGACAGACTTTACTTGTCACAACCCCTTCCTTCTAGTCAATTACACCCAAACTTCCTTCCTCTGGCTTTAGAATCTTGCAACAATGCACGAGTTTGGTGGGGCGGGGTGGTGGTGTCTGAGGAGTGACCAATCAGGGCAGGTCGGAGGGGTGGGACTAGAGGGGGAGACTAGCAAAGTTAAATTAGCGAAAGCAACTGACCAGGAGAGGGAAGGCGGGCCGAGGTCGAGCCTCGGGCTTAGCTAGATAAGAGACCAGGGCAGAAGGAGGAGGGGATTCCGAGACGGCCCCCTGACTGGAAAGGAAATTTGGAGGACTCGGGTTGTTTGGAGGCCCAAAGGAAATTAGACACAGGCAGAGGACGCTTCTGCCAGTCCGGGCGCCCTCTTTAAGTAGGGGCTGCTGTGGACTAGGCGGTGACGGGGAGGAGCTGCTCCTCGCCTAGTAACCAGGACGCGGCCTCGGGGTTCCCATGGTGAGGGGGTGGAGGAGGACGAGTCACTTTTTCCTTCCCAGACTCGACCTGATCAGCCACAGACTTATTTTCAAATATGCGTGGAGATCTGGGTTTTTGCGGGGGAGGGGAGGTTATTTTCAACACTTGGGGTCACCTGGTGCAGCGGAAAAATGTGTCTTTTTGGAAAGTGATGTAGAAAATTAAAACCTTGCTCTGTTTTTCACGAGCCacgtgactctgagcaagtcaatgGATGTCCCTGGGGCCTCGGTTTTCTCTTTTGTCTATAAAGGAAATTGACACATTTTTTCCAGCTGGAGAGGAGTCCTGAGCACAACGTGGCAGGACTGATGAGGGGAAGATGGCTGGGAGCAGAGGAAAGCTTAGCGAGAGCCGTTCTAGATGTAGTTGGACTAATCAGAGAAGCCTAGGTTCCAGGGATGGAGTTCCAGGGCAGCAAGCCTTAAGTCTTGCAGGGCATAGTCTGAATACGATGACCATGACGACGATAacgacaataacaacaataataagcattcatatagcgcttaaaagttttcaaaatgctttgcaaattatcccatttgatcttcacaccaaccctggaaggtgggtgctattacttatccccattttacagatgaggaaacaggcagacggGTTCAGTGACGCCACAGCCCGCTAAGTGTCTGGGTccggatttgacttcaggtcttcctgactccaagtccagtgctctgtccactaagcCACCCCGCTGCGCCTATGCCCTTCGCATCCTTCTATTACATCTCTGGTTAAGTGCTCCTTTAGCCTGCAAATGAAGACAGTCtggagcctcattttccttatctgcaaaatggagttaATGAAGGATACCTGGAGTGGTCACCTGAcagagttgttgagaggatctGTGAGGTAATAGACAGCCTGTGAAATGTATGAAGCTGCTGGAGGCATTATGCTTGGCCCTGGGGCAGAGTGGAAAAGGCTGTGGCTTCGAcatgggaagatctgggttcatttGTGCCACTTCCTGCCTTTTCTCAATCCCTCGTCCTTCTTGACCACCCTCTCCTTGGTACTCTATTCTCTCCAGGTTTTTATGacccgtctctgtctctctctctctctctctcccctatcttcacttctttctctcctttctctttcttctctatctcattttctctttttcatctcccttttctctctcttcttattctctttctcctctcttctctcacctctttctctcctctcctccctctctcttttccctttcttccttctcttctctctccccatcttctttcctccccctccatctctgtcttcctctccctccttcctcctccttcttttccttctcctcttccttctcttcctcctccctctctgcctctctgtgtctctttgtccctgtctctctgtctctttctctgtgtctctctctgtctctgtctctccctgtctctgtctctctgtgtctgtctgtctgtctccgtgtctctgtctctctctctctcctgacctgTGTGACCACCTCAGTCTCCTTTCCATGTCATGCCCCCTAACTTTAGGTTGCTCCAAGCTTCTCTCTTGTGGCCTCTTTTCTCTGCACACTCTCTTCtgctgatctcatcagctctcactCATAGTTTTCAATGGCAGTTCCATGAAGATGACTTTCCCATCTGGATAACTGGCCCTAGTCTCTTGAACTTCAGTCTTGAATCG includes:
- the RILPL2 gene encoding RILP-like protein 2, which produces MEKKPSPGKEEGEEGEEEEEEVGPEGALGKNPFQLTAEDVYDISYVVGRDLMAISGDSRDVAARVTQLQFKIVRILEMLEALVNDCNVTVEELRMERDNLRKEVEGLRSEGQPPNTEEVNPGTNKVVVDLTDPNRPRFTMQELRDVLHERNKLKSQLLVAQEELQCYKSGLFPPDNSQTARRDSEGHVTSTTNSKGGKQEKTIIRKLFSFRSGKRT